A stretch of DNA from Streptomyces rubradiris:
TGCTGGTGGGGGGCCACAGGTGTCACGCTCTCGCGGCGTCGCTCACGGACACCCGCTTGCGCGGGGGACCGCTTACTTCTTGTTGCGACGCTGAACGCGCGTGCGCTTGAGCAGCTTGCGGTGCTTCTTCTTGGCCATCCGCTTGCGCCGCTTCTTGATAACAGAGCCCACGACTACCCTCGCTCACTTCTCATCACTCGGTTGTTTGGGCGCCATGGGCCCACACGACCTACGAGGGGCTAGCCTACCCAACCGAACGCCGAGGTCGTAATCGAGGGGGTTTCCCCTGGTCACCCGGGGGTCGCCGTCAGGCCGTCTCCACCCCCACATAGCTGTCGCGGAGGTACTCGTGTACCGCTTGCTCGGGGACGCGGAAGGACCGCCCCACCCGGATCGCGGGCAGATGACCGCTGTGCACCAGGCGGTACACGGTCATCTTGGACACTCGCATCACCGAGGCGACTTCCGCCACGGTAAGGAACTGAACCTCGTTCAGAGGCCTCTCGCCAGCTGCAGCCATGACACACCTGAACCTTCCGCACTCGACGGCCACCGGCTTCCCCTTCCGGTGACTCTTCGTCGTTGCGTGCTCACTCCCCAGACTAGGGGCGGGTGATGCGAGTGGGGAAGAGGTGCACCCATCGGCGGCCTACTGTGACAGACAGGCCCGATTGAGCACGTAGCGGGTCAGCGGCCGGTAGTGACCAGACCGGACTGCGTCATCAACCGGAACGACGACGGCCACCCGTCCCTCGGCCTCGCCGACGAACGGCGCCGGGTCGTCGGTGTCGGCCAGCCCGATGGCCTCGAACCCCAGCTGACCTGCGCCGCAGACCCATCCGTGATCGCCGACCACCAGCTCGGGCAGCGGCCCGCCGGCCTGTGCCGCGGCCTCCAGCGCGACCCGAACCGGCAGCGGTGAGTGGCTGTGGGCACCCGGCTCACAACCGGGGCGCCCGCTCGCCGGTTCCCGCA
This window harbors:
- a CDS encoding 30S ribosomal protein bS22 translates to MGSVIKKRRKRMAKKKHRKLLKRTRVQRRNKK
- a CDS encoding helix-turn-helix domain-containing protein → MAAAGERPLNEVQFLTVAEVASVMRVSKMTVYRLVHSGHLPAIRVGRSFRVPEQAVHEYLRDSYVGVETA